In Lotus japonicus ecotype B-129 chromosome 5, LjGifu_v1.2, one genomic interval encodes:
- the LOC130719284 gene encoding uncharacterized protein LOC130719284, which produces MAASLQPHIQSSLSMKNYMEKVVQVKMMRENVAKGLKKEMVTAEVDLERAKRDLLKVLGLGNRIKWRAIRDLVVREKIEMVMLQETKLQEVEQSLCNTLWGDSSCEWKMSPAANSAGGLLCIWNKDAFELVDCTISSLLLYWLVNWAKDIIVNVYAPCDREGKRDVWRELQSWKQGCMIDSWCIGGDFNTMRVTQERRGEANMLYYGRRDIEDSNDFIIQMELLDIPISGKRFTWFRPNGKSMSRIDRFLLSGGWLLCWLESSQHVLDRDFSDHCPLLLRCVVCDWGSKPFRTLNCWLKDQRFKEFVEKSWGETHVQGWGTHVLKKKLKSLKASLRIWNKEVFGDVNKQRKIIIKDLAKLDKKMKK; this is translated from the exons ATGGCTGCAAGCCTGCAACCCCATATTCAATCTTCCTTGAGTATGAAAAATTATATGGAGAAAGTTGTGCAAGTGAAAATGATGAGGGAGAATGTTGCTAAGGGACTGAAGAAAGAGATGGTTACTGCAGAGGTCGATCTTGAAAGAGCAAAACGAGATTTGCTGAAAGTGCT GGGGTTGGGGAATAGAATAAAATGGAGGGCAATTAGAGACTTAGTAGTGAGGGAGAAGATAGAGATGGTGATGCTGCAAGAGACAAAACTGCAAGAAGTGGAACAAAGTCTTTGTAATACACTATGGGGTGACTCGAGTTGTGAATGGAAAATGAGCCCGGCTGCGAATAGTGCAGGCGGCCTGCTTTGTATATGGAATAAAGATGCTTTTGAACTGGTAGATTGCACTATCAGCAGTCTTTTATTATATTGGTTGGTAAATTGGGCAAAAGACATTATTGTAAATGTTTATGCTCCTTGTGACCGGGAGGGAAAGAGGGATGTTTGGAGGGAACTTCAGTCGTGGAAACAAGGCTGCATGATTGATTCTTGGTGCATTGGAGGGGATTTTAACACGATGAGAGTAACTCAGGAAAGAAGAGGGGAAGCGAATATGTTGTATTATGGAAGAAGGGATATTGAGGATTCTAATGATTTCATCATCCAGATGGAACTATTGGACATACCTATCTCGGGTAAGCGGTTCACTTGGTTCAGGCCAAATGGCAAGTCTATGAGTAGAATTGATAGATTCCTTCTCTCGGGaggttggttgttgtgctggcTCGAAAGTTCACAACATGTGCTTGATAGAGATTTCTCTGATCATTGTCCATTATTGTTGAGGTGTGTAGTCTGTGATTGGGGCTCGAAACCTTTTAGAACTCTTAATTGCTGGCTGAAAGATCAACGTTTCAAGGAGTTTGTGGAGAAATCCTGGGGTGAGACCCATGTTCAAGGTTGGGGGACACACGTTCTAAAGAAGAAACTTAAGTCCTTGAAAGCTTCTCTTCGCATATGGAATAAGGAGGTGTTTGGAGATGTGAATAAGCAAAGGAAGATCATCATAAAGGACTTGGCTAAACTTgataagaaaatgaagaagtaG